In the genome of Streptomyces sp. NBC_00433, the window TGCCCCCGGCGGGGTGCGTGACCCGTGCACCACCGGGCGGCCGCGGCCGTCGAGCACCCCGAGGTGGCCGACCAGCCCTTCCAGGCCGCGCCGGTAGCCGGTCGCGGCGACCACGACCTCCGGGCCGATCTGCGAGCCGTCCGCGAGATGCACCTGAGCGCCCTCGAACCGCTCGACGGCGGCGACGGGTTCGACGCGCCGCGAGCGCACCGCGTCGATCAGTCCGACGTCCTGCACCGGGATCGCCCCGTCGAGCACCCGCGCGTACAGCCCGCTCTCCGGCCGGGGCAGCCCGTACGCGGACAGGTCGGGCACGCTCATCCGCTCGATGCGCGGCGCCACCTTGTCGACCAGCCGCGGCGGCAGCCGCCGTACGAGGATGCCGCTGGCCTGCGCCGGCCAGCCCGCGGTCGAGCGGCGCATGATGTGCGGCGGGGTGCGCACCGCCAGCCGGACCCGGCCCGCACCGCCCTCGACCAGGTCGACCGCGATCTCGGCGCCGGTATTGCCGACCCCGACGACCAGGACGTCGCGGCCCGCGTAAGGTGCCGCGTTGCGGTAGGCGGCGGCGTGCAGCAGCTCGCCGGGGAAGGTGTCGCGGCCCGGCCAGTCGGGTATGTGCGGCGTGTGGTTGTGGCCGGTGGCCACGACGACGACGGGGGAGCGCAGCACCCGGCCGCCGTTGGCGGGCAGTTCCCAGCCCGCGTCGCCGCGCTCGACACGGTCCACGGTGATCCCGGTCGTGATGTCGAGGCTGTGGTGCTCGGCGTACTGCTCCAGGTAGCGGACGACGTCGTCCCGGCCCACCCAGCGGCCGTACGCGCGGGGTATCCGCAGCCCCGGCAGGGCGGAGAGTCTTCGGGTGGTGTGCAGGTGCAGCCGGTCGTAGTGGCCGCGCCAGGACGCGCCGAGCTGTTCCGCGCGCTCCAGGACCAGGGGCCTTACGCCGTGATGCCGCAGCGCCGCCGCCGCGGCCAGGCCGCCTGGGCCTGCCCCGATCACGATCGCGTCAGGCGTGGCGGCAGTGCCCGCTGCCGCGGGGAGTGAGGTGGGGTCGGGCATGCGGAACTCCTGGTGTGGGGCGGCGTGGTGGGTGCGGTCGAGAGCGTAGCCGCTGGGGTGCGGGGCGCTGTCCTGGCGGGCGGGAAAGCGTCAGGCGCGGGTGGCGCTGTGGTAGAGCGCGAGGACGGCGTCGGAGAAGAGGGGGCTGTACGAGACGCGGTCGTCGGGTCCGCCGCCGTCGAGGCCGCCGATCAGGCCGACGACCTCGCCGGTCCTGGTGCGGGCGTCTAAGGCGAGCAGCCACGGGCCGCCTGATGTGCCGCTGGCGAAGCCGTCGCAGACCAGCCGCAGTTGGCGCCGCGTGTCGAGGCGCTCCGTGGTGGTCGTGCAGATGATCGCGCGGTCGGCCGGGTCCTTGCCGAGCCGCGGATAGCCGACGACGGTGACCCGGTTGCGGTAACCGGGGGTCAGGGCCAGGCGGTTGGCACCGGTGGCGTCCTCGATACGGCGCCCGTGCGCGTCGGGGCGCACTTGCGCGAAGGCGACGTCGTAGTCGGATGCCGCGTCGTCGTCGGGCGCCCAGCGCGGGTCGGTGAAGACCTCGTCGACCGCCCAGATCCCGTACGGCTGCCGGTCGGCGCCGGCCCGGTATTGCGGAACGAAGCCGATGTCGTCTCCGGGCTCGCAATGTGCCGCGGTGAGGATGAGGTCGCGGCCGGGGCTGTGGACCACGCTGGCGGTGCAGTAGTGCGCGGCCAGGTCGTCGCCGACGGAGAAGAGCACGCCCACGGTGGGCAGCCCGGCGAAGTGCGCCGCGGATCCCGGCGGCCCCGGGGCGGTGGAGCCGGCGGCTTGCGCGACCGGCGGCAGCCGGCGGTCCGAGGCGGGCATCGAGCCGGCCATCCGCTCGGGCGTCCAGAAGCGGGCGGCCTCCTGCGCGGTCCAGTCCGGTGCGCCTCCGTGCCCGCCGTGCACCGGCCACAGCACGGCCAGCAGGGTGAGCAGCACGGCCGATGCCAGCGGCAGGATGACGCGTCGCAGCACGGGAGTCGGCCCCTTCGGCGCCGGAGGGCGGTTCGCGGCCGCGCGGTCCGCAGGCGACAGGCCGCGCCGGTCGTACGGTCGTACGCCCGGCCGTCGTCCGCGGCGCTCCCGCGGACCGGGAGCCGTGCGGCACACTGTGCCGCGCCGTTCCGCCTTGCCGGCCGCCGTCACGCGCCCGCCGCGCGCCGCTACTTCGGCGGCTTCTTGCCGGTCACGCCGAGGTGCACGAGCAGCGCCAGATTCGGCTTGAGGTCGGCCTGCTTGACGCCCGAGCCGGTGAAGCCCTTCTGGTGGGCGGCGACCCCGGCCAGCATGGTGACCAGCGAGCCGGCGATGGCGGGCGCGCTGACGTCCTTGTCGACCCGGCCCTTGCCCTGCAACTCCTTGATGGACTCGGTGAGCGAGCCCGTCACCGCGGTGAGGATCTTGGTGCGGATCCTGGAGAAACGTTTATCCCCCTCCGCGGCGCCCAGATCGATGACGCGGAGGATCGCGTCGTTCTTCCGCCAGAAGGAGAAGAAGCCGTCGACCAGTTCGTCGGCCGCCTGGGCACCGGACTTGCCGACCCAGGAGCGGCCCGCGACCAGGTCGGTCAGGCTCGCCCCCTCCTTCGCCATCTCGTCGGCGAGCTCCAGGACGGCGCCCTCGACGTCGGGGAAGTACTGGTAGAAGGTGGCGGGCGAGGTGCCGGCCATCCGTGCGACGTCGATCACCTTGACGTCCCGGTACGGCGACGTGCTGAGCATCTCGCTCAGGCAGTCGAGCAGCTTCTGCCGCGTCGCCTGCCCTCGGCGACCCGCGACACGTCCGTCGACGGTGCGAACTTGTCCTGTCATGCCGTCAGTTTACCGGCGCACGATCCCCGCGCGATTTGGCCGCGTGCAAATGGGGAGAGGGTGTCTGGTGGTGCGGAAGTCGCAGGTCAATGAGGGTTTCCAGCAGCTAACCGGAACCCGTTTTCGAGCCCTTGGACTGGTTGGTATGCACTGTTTGTAAACTTTTGTGGTGCGCGCTGGGCAGGTGGCGGCCGGGCGGCGGCCCGCCCTTGAGATAATTGACCATATGTTCGAATTAGGCCTCGCGTTGTGGGGAAGATCACTGATTACAGTGGCAGGAACGGGCCGTCGAGAGGGCGGCGGCCACGCACGGGAGGGAGACGGGACCATGTCCGTATTCAACGAGGGCACGCCCTGCTGGGCCGACGCGGCGCTGCCCGACCTGGCGGCCGGCCGGCGGTTCTACGGGGAGCTGTTCGGCTGGACCTTCGACGACCAGGGCGAGGACTTCGGGCATTACACCCTGGCGCTGCGCGACGGGAAGTCCGCCGCCGCCCTGATGGCCAAGCCGGATCCGGCGATGCCCACCGCCTGGACCCTCTATTTCGCCTCGACCGACGCGACCGGTGCCGCCGCCAGGATCGGCGCGGCCGGCGGGCAGGTCGTCTTCGGCCCCGACAAGGCGGGCGATGCCGGCGTGATGCTGGGCGCGGTCGACCCCGGCGGCTCCGTCTTCGGCGTGTGGCAGGCCGGCGAGCACCTGGGCTTCGAGGTCACCGACCAGCCTGGCTCCTTCTGCTGGGCGGAGAACCACACGCGGGACGCGGCCGCCGTCGACCCCTTCTACGAGGCGCTGTTCGGCTACCGGGCCGAGCAGGTCGGCGACGGCGAGCACTTCGACTACAAGGTGTGGTCGCCGGCCGGCGACCCGGAGCTGCCGGTCGGCGGGCGGCTGAAGCTGGCCGCCGGCCTGTCGGACGAGCAGCCCTCGGCCTTCCGCATCTACTTCGCGGTGGACGACTGCGACGCCGCTGCCGCGACGGTGCGCGAGCTGGGCGGCCGGGTGACGGAAGAGCCCGCGGACTCGCCCTTCGGCAGGCTCGCCACCGTCACCGACGACCAGGGAGCGGTCTTCAAGGTCATCGACCCCCAGCGCAAGGTCGGCTCCATAGAGGGGAGTTGACGCTTCCCCTGGCTCTTTCCGGCGCGTTGTGCTGCTGCCGGGGCGGCAGGTGGCGGATGATAACGAGTTCGCTCCCTGGGCGTGTCGTGACGGCCCCGGGTTCGCAACCGGCGCCCTTCCCAGGAACAATCAGGTCCGTACTCTGGCGTGGGCGCGGGTAACGGACCGCGAAGGGCAGGACGCACGGGCGCGGAGCACGGCCGCAACAACGCGGGCACGGGGAGGTGGCAGGGCAGTGGTGGAGCAGCTGACGCAGCACGACCCGAGACGGATCGGCCCTTTCGAGGTGCTGGGACGGCTCGGCGCCGGCGGCATGGGGCTGGTCTATCTCGCCCGCTCGGCATCCGGCCGCCGGGTGGCGATCAAGACCGTACGCGCGGAGCTCGCCGAGGACCAGCTCTTCCGGGTCCGCTTCACGCGTGAGGTCGAGGCCGCCCGAGCCGTCTCCGGCTTCTACACCGCCGCCGTGGTGGACGCCGACCCGCGGGCCGCCGTGCCGTGGCTGGCCACCGCGTACGTTCCGGCGCCGTCGCTGGAGGAGATCGTCAACGAGGCGGGGCCGATGCCCGCCCAGGCGGTGCGCTGGCTCGCCGCCGGTATCGCCGAGGCCCTGCAGTCGATCCACGCCGCCGGCCTGGTGCACCGCGACATGAAACCGTCGAACGTGCTGGTGGTGGAGGACGGGCCGCGGGTCATCGACTTCGGCATCGCCTCCGGGGTGTCCAACACCCGGCTGACGATGACCAACGTCGCCGTCGGCACCCCCGCCTACATGTCGCCCGAGCAGGCGCGCGACTCCCGCAGCGTGCGCGGCGCGAGCGACATCTTCTCGCTCGGCTCCACGCTGGTCTTCGCCGCGACCGGGCACGCGCCCTTCCACGGGGCCAACCCGGTGGAGACCGTCTTCATGCTGCTGCGCGAGGGCCCGGACCTGGGCGGACTGCCCGACGAGCTGCGCCCGCTCATCGAGTCCTGCATGCGGATGGAGGCCGAGGGCCGGCCCACACCGGCCGACCTGCAGGCCCAGCTGGCCCCGCATCTGTTCTCGACCGGCAGCGACGACACCGGGACGGCCTCCGCCTGGCTGCCGCCCGGGGCGGTCGCGCTGATAGAGCAGCGCCGCAGCGGCCGGCTGCCGCACGCCTCGCCGCCCCCGGGCGGCGCGCACGGCGCGCACGCGGCGGGCCGGAACCGGCCCGCGCAGCAGCAGGGCGCGGCGCTGCCGCCGCGGCCCGCGCAGCCGCCGCCGATCCCGGCGCACGCGCCGGGCGACGACAACAACCACGGCCGGCGCGGCGCGGGCGAGGTGGTGCAGCTCGCCGGGTCGGCGCCGATCGGCCCCGGGCTGCGGGTCGCGGAAGCAGCCGAGCACAAGGCGGTGAGCGGGGCCCCGCCCGGCACCGAATGGGTCCGCCGCAGGCCGGGTGCGCACCGGGCCGGCGACCCGGCGCCGCCCGGAGTGCCCGCGCAGGGCGCGGCGGCGCCCCCGGCCGAGTGGCGGCCCTGGCGCTTCCGGATGTCGAACGACGTGTGGGGCACCCCGGTGGTGGCCGGCGGGCTGCTGTACGTCACCTCCTTCGAGGTGCACGCGCTGGATGTGGCCAGCGGGCGGCGGGAGTTCAAGACCAGGGACGTCGCCTGGACCATGGCGGTGGCCGGCGGGCGGATCCACGCCTCGGACGGTCCGAGCCTGTTCGCGCTGGACGCCACGGACGGCGCCGACCGGTGGCGTACGCAGATCGACGGCTGGGTCTACGCGGTACGGACCGACGCGGGCACCGTCGTCACGGGAACGCGCGGCGGCGGCGTCCAGTCGTGGGACGCGGGCCGCGGGGTACTGCGGTGGGAGCGGAGCGGCGCGCAGACGGAGTTCGAGTCCCCGGACTCGGGCCCGACCGTGGTCGGCCGGGCCGTCTATTACCAGGGCGGCGGGCAGCTGCACTCGGTGGACGCGCTGACCGGGGCCGAGATGTGGTCGTATCCGGTCGGAGAGCCGGGCGCGGCGGGCTCGGTGCCCACGAGGCCGGTGGTCGCGGACGGCGTCGTCCACCTGACGGCCGGCACCCGGGTGCTCGCGCTCGACGCCCGCAGCGGCGCCGAGCGCTGGCATTTCGACGCACCCGCGGTGATGTTCGCACCGCCCGCGCACGTGCCCGGACCCGGGACGTCGGGCGGCGGCATCTATGTCGCCGACCACCTCGGTACGGTCTACGCGCTCGACCCGGCCGGCGGGCGTGAGCGGTGGCGGATCGCCACAGAGCCGCGGCAGTCCGTGGAGCCGGTCGTGGTCGCGGCCGGGGCGGTGCACCTGGGCGCGGGCAGCGCGCTCTACACACTCGACGCGGTCAGCGGTACCCCGCGCTGGCGGTTCGCCGCGCAGGGCGAGATCGTCGGGTCGCCCGCGGTCGCCGACGGCCGGGTGCACTTCGGGTCCAAGGACCACTGCCTCTACACCGTGGACGCGCAGGGCGGACAGTTGCGCTGGCGGCTGGAGACCGGCGGCGAGATCACCGGTTCGCCGGTCAGCGCGGACGGCGTCATTTACGCGTGCTCCAAGGACCGCTGCGTGTACGCGCTCGACGCGACGAAGGGGACCGGGGCGTCGTCCCGCCGGACGTAAGCCCGTCCCCCGGCGGCAGGGCGGCGAAGCCCGGCGGCCTGCCAGGCAGAAAAAAAGAGGGAGCCGAGCAGGGCCGCGGTTGCCGGCGTGGCACCGACCCCGGTGAAGAGGTCGCCCACCCGGATGTCGGACCCGTGGCACCCGCCGTACCGGACACGGAAGGAACTCCGGACGGCGGGCACTGCTCCGATGAGCGCGAGGAGCGAGCCGGGGATGTTGCGGAGCATCCGGCGGCGCCGCCTCTTTCGCGTACTCAGCTCCCTCGGGGCCGAGGCTACGCCGGGTGCGTCGCCTTCGCCAGGCGAGCGGTGCGCCGTCGCCCCCGAGATGTCCCCCGTGCTGTCCCCGGGGCAGCACAAGACACAGCAGGCCGGCCGCAGCGTCCCCTCCGAGCTGCGGTCAGCCTGCTGTGCGAGCCCGGGGCGCCGTCCGCGGACCCCTGATCCGCGGACGTTCCCCCTCCCGGGCTGCCCCCATGGTCCCCCGATTCCCCTGACCCCCCGTGGCCCCCCCGGACCCCCGTGGTCCCCCCGAACCCCCCCCCGGGCGGATCCCCCTTGATCCCCCGTGGTCCCCCCGTGCGACCGCTCCCGTCAGCGGACGATTACTGGCGCGTGCCCTCGGTGTAGATGTTGTTCGGCTTCACGGTGCCCGGCGCGGTGGCCGTCTCCGGAGCGGTCTCGGGCGTGCCCTCGGTGTAGATGTTGTCCGGGTCCGCGGTGCCGCCGTCGTGCTTCGGCGGCTTCGGGGTCTTCGCCTGGTCTGCGCTCATGGTGCTCTCCTGTGTACTGTGAGTGCGTGGGGACGTACTGGCGTAACGCCCGCCCGGCAGCGACCCCCGTGCACCGCCGAGCGGGCAGCTCGTGCAGTGATGGAATCGTGGCACCCCCCGATAATCAACTGATAAACGCCATCAGTTGGGCAGTGAAGGGCGTAACTACCGGAAGCTGTAGGCCTCAAGCCCTTCCGGGAACCGCCGGACAGCCCTCAGACGGCGAAGGACGACGGCGACTCGTCCTGGTCCCCGTCGCCGAGCAGTCGCCGCACCTCGGCGGTCTCCGGTGTCCCCAGTGACGTGAAGACGGCAAGCGCGTCGTGCCAGCAGGCGTGCGCGCGGATCTCCTGGCCCATGCCGTCCAGCGCGCGGCCCAGCACGGTCAGCGCGTTGGCCGTACGCCACTCGCCGCCGATCTCCCGCAGGATGACGAGCGCCTGCTCGACGTGCGAGGCGGACTGCCGCCAGCGCTCGGCGGCGAGGTGCAGCTGCGCGAGGCGGAAGAGCGTCATGCCCTCCCAGAACTGCTGCCGGGCGGCGCGGAAGATGTCCAGGGACTCGGTGAGGCACTCCAGCGCCTCGTCGAGGCGGTCGGCGGCGGTGAGCGTGACGCCCATCGAATACAGGCCGTTGCCCAGCCGGAAGCCGGCGCCCATTTCGCGGTGGATCGCCACGACCCGCTCCGCGGTGGCCGTCGCGGCCTCGGTGTCGCCCAGGTCCTGTTGGGCGCGGGCCAGGTTGCTCAGCGCCGACGCCTCGCCGTGCTTGTTGCCGTCGGCGCGGAAGGCCTCCAGCGCCGTGGTGTGGTAAGCGGCGCTCTCGGCGAAGCGGTGGCCGCGGTGGGCGAGCGAACCGCGCAGATTCGGTGCGTAGCTGGACGTCACCGGGTCCTCCGCGGACAGGCCGAGCAGCAGCGCGTGCTTGGCCTCCTCCTCCGCCGCCTCGAATCTGCCCGACAGCCGCAGCAGTTGGCCGAGCCAGACCCGCCCGCGGCCCTCGACGAGGGTGTGGCCGCACGCCTGCGCGGTGGTCACCAGGGCGCGGGCGGCCTGTTCGTACTGCCGGGCGTAGACGCCGGACTCCACGAGGTCCTGGGCGGCGAGCAGCACGTCCACCGCGCGCCGCAGGAAGCCCTCGCAACCGGAGTCCGCGGCCTGCTGCACTGTCGCCAGCAGCCCCTGCGCCTCGGAGAAGAGCCACTCCAGGGACTCCTCCCTGGTGCCGAAGGACAGACCCGGATGGGTGGTCGGGGCGAGGTGCTCGATGACGCGGTCGCCCGGATTCTCCAGCGCGTAGGCGGACACCGCCGAGGCGAGGGAGAAGTCCAGCAGCCGGGACAGCGCCGCGCAGCGGGCCTCGGGTGTCTCGTCCGCCTCGGCCTGCTCGCGGGCGTAGAGGCGCAGCAGGTCGTGGAAGCGGTAGCGCGCCGGGGCGGCGGATTCGATCAGGCTGATGTCGACGAGCGCTTCGAGGAGTTCCTCGGTGCGGTACGGGTCCAGGTCCAGGACGGCCGCGGCGGCGTGCAGCGAGATATCGGGGCCCTCGGGGAGCGACAGCAGCCGGAAAGCCCGCGCCTGCGAAGGGGAGAGGTGCCCGTAGCCGAGGGCGAAGGTCGCCTTCACGGCGAGGTCGCCGGCGCGCAGCTCGTCCAGCCGCCTGCGGTGGTCCGCGAGCTTGTTGGCCAGCACCGACACGGTCCAGGTGCGGCGGGCGGCCAGGCGGGCGGCGGCGATACGGATCGCCAGCGGCAGGAAGCCGCAGGCCGCGACGACGTCGAGTGCGGCCTGCCGCTCACTGCTGACCCGCTCCTCGCCCACGATCCGGGTGAACAGCAGGAGCGATTCCTCGGGCGACATCACGTCGAGGTCGACCAGGTGGGCGCCGGCCAGGTCCACCATCCGCACCCGGCTGGTGACCAGGGCCGCGCAGCCGGGTGTGCCGGGCAGCAGCTGCCTGACCTGGGCGGCGTCGTAGGCGTTGTCGAGCAGGGCGAGGACCCGGCGGCCGTCGAGGGTGGAGCGGTAGAGCGCGGCGCGGTCGGCCAGCGAGTCGGGGATCGCCGCGTCCGGCAGGCCGAGCGCGCGCAGGAACGACCCGAGCACGGCCTCGGGCTCGGCCGGCCTCGGGCTCGTGCCCTGCAGATCGACGTACAGCTGTCCGTCGGGGAAGGCGTCGCGGGCGTCATGGGCGACCTGGACGGCCAGCGTGGTCTTGCCGACGCCGCCGATGCCCGCGACCGCGGAGACCGCCATCACACCGCTGCCCTGCGACGCGCAGGCCAACTGCTCGCCCAGCTCGCGGACGAAGGCGGAGCGGCCGGTGAAGTCGGAGACGGTGGCCGGCAGTTGCGCGGGCCGCAGGATCTCCGCGGCGCCGGGCGCGGCGGCGCCCAGCGGCGGGGCGAGGCCGGCGTCCGCCTCAAGGATGCGCTGGTGCAGGTCGCTCAGTTCGGCCGAGGGGTCGATGCCCAGCTCCTCGGCGAGCAGCCGCCGGGTGTCGGCGTAGACGCCGAGTGCCTCGGCCTGCCGGCCGCTGCGGTAGAGGGCGAGCATCAGCAGGGCGCGCAGCCGCTCGCGCAGCGGGTGCTCGGCGGTGATCGCGGTCAGCTCCGAGACGGCCTCGGCGTGCGCGCCGACTTCCAGGTCCAGTTCCAGGCGGGTCTCGATCATGCCGAGGTGCCATTCGGCGAGCCGGCCGCGCTGGGTCTCGGCATACGGCCCCGGCAGCCCGGCGAGCGGCTCGCCCTTCCACAGGTCGAGGGCGCTGAGCATCAGCTCCCTGGCCTGGCCGGGGTCGGCCACCCGGACCTTCTCGGCCTCCGCGGCCAACTGTTCGACCTGGGTGGCGTCCAGTGCCTCGACGGGTATGTGGATCGCGTAGCCGCCCGAGTCGGTGACCAGGGTCTCCGAGCCGAGCGCCTTGCGCAGCCGGAAGGCATACGAACGCAGGGCGGCCAGCGCTGTATTGGGCGGATTCTCACCCCAGAGGGCGTCGAGCAGCTCCGACGCGGTCGCCGTCCGCCCGCCGCGCAGCAGCAGTACGGCCAGCAGCGCGCGCTGCTGCGGTGCGCCGGTGCCGATCGGCTCGCCGTCGCGCCAGGCGCGCACCGGCCCGAGGACCGCGAACCGCAGGCCGCCGCCCGGTTCCGTCCCGCTTCCCATTCATGCCCCCTGAACCGCCCGCGAACCGTACCGGTCCGGACAGGGCCGGGTCGGCTCTCCGCGCGTATATCAATCATTCATCGCCGGGCGGAACAGTTGTCCGCATGGCACTCGCCGGCGGAGCAACTGGTTCAACCCCGTCCGTGCCAGTTTGCCGTGTCGGGCCGCCCCGGGTCACCCCATGCGGGTCCCTAACCGGCCCAACGGCAGAAGTTGGGCCGAATTTGATATTCCGTCTGTGCGTGCGCGGAGGTTGTGGTGTGTGGGGATGGATCGGGCCGTGGGGCTTTGCGCCACAGGACGGGTAGCTGAGCCGCGATGTGTACGAAATGTGCGGATCGCGCGGGTGGCTCGTACGGGGCGCCGGTACGAGGCCCGGGTACGCCTGACGCGCCGGTCGGATACGTCGCGGGCGGGTATGCGGCAGGAGGATACGAGCCGGCCGACTGCCCGCCGGATACGTCCTACGGAGCCGGTGCGCCCGGCGGCCGGTCCGCTTGGTGGGGGAGGCCGCAGCGCGAGTCCGTACGGCCGCTGCATGCCGCGCGGCCACCGGGCTCGGCGTATGCGCCGCAATACTCCGCGCCGCGGGAGACCGCTGCCATGAGCGGCGGAAAGCACAGCAAGCCGCGCAGGTCCCGGCCGGGCGGCGGCGGGGGCGGCGGCCCCCGGCCCGTCGCGGGGGACGGCGGGCGGCTGCCCGGGCCGCTGCTGCGGCGGCGCGCGGAACGGCACCCGACACTGGTGCCCGAACTGCCCTTCGAGGGCCGGGCGGGCACCGCGGTCGGCACCGCGGGTTGCAGCTTCGCCGAACTCGACCGGCGGGCTCGGGCGATCGCCGCCCGGCTCGGTACATTGCTCAGCCCCGGCAGCCGCGTCCTGCTGGTCTACCCGGAGGGACCCGACCTGGCGGGCGCTTTCTTCGGCTGCCTCTACGCCGGCATGGCCGCGGTCCCGCTGGTACTGACCACGCCCGGCGCCGTCCACGCGGTGCCGCGCGCCGTCCAGCGCTGCGCGCCCGACCTGGTCCTGACCGGCACCGACGGATGGCACGCGCTCGACGTGGACCGGAATCGTACGCAGGTGGTCGAGGCGGACGGCGTACGCGTCGGCGGCGAGCCGGTATGGCGGCTGGCCACGCAGTGGCGCCCGGTCGGCGTCCTGCGCGGCGCCCCCGCCTACCACTGCTACCACGACGACGGCCCCGCGGGCGGGCGGCTCGAAGCGCCGATGTGCCACGGCGACCTGGCCGAGGTCATGACCGAACTCGCCCAGGCGATACGGCTCGGCACGGACGAGGAGAACGTCGGCTGGATCGCGGCGGTGCACGGCCTGGAGGAGGCCGTGTGGCGGATCCTGCTGCCGGTAAGGGTGACGGGCTGACCTGCCGCCGGTAAGGATGGCGGTGACGGGCTGAGGGCCTGCCTCCTCGGCAGCCGTGGTGCAATCCGCTGGTCGCCCCCTCCCGCGGTCCTGTTGACTGCCGTGCGGGCCCGGCAGGGCACGCACGCACACGAGGGGGCGGCATGGCACCGCGGTTCCGCACGGCAGGACCCGGCGACGCGGAGGCGGTCGCGCGGCTGCACGCCGACAGCTGGCGGCGGCACTACCGCGGGGCGTACTCCGACGCCTATCTCGACGGCGACGTCCTCGCCGACCGGCTGGCGGTCTGGTCCGGGCGCCTCGCCGCGCCCGCCGGCGCGCGCACACTGCTCGCCGAGGACGGCACCGAGGTGCTCGGCTTCGTCCACGCCGTCCCGGACGACGACCCGAAGTGGGGCAGCCTGGTCGACAACCTGCACGTCACGGCGGCCCGGCAGCGTACGGGAGTGGGCCGCGCCCTGCTCACCCGCGCCGCAGAGGAGGCCGCCGCCCGAGCGGAGTCCCCGGGGCTGTACCTGTGGGTGCTGGAACAGAACGCGGCCGCGCGGGCCTTCTACACGGCCATGGGCGCCGACCACGTCGAGACGGTCCTCGTGGGCGCCCCCGGCGGCGACCCCGCCAGGCTGAACGGCACACCGGCCAAATTCCGGATGGCCTGGCCCGACGCCGCCCGCCTGCGTCCCGAGTGAGCCGGGCCGGCGCCGCCGCCCCTGCGTCCCGAGTGAGCCGGGCCGGCGACGCGCGGATCAGCGGGCCGTCAACTGCCGGACCCGCTCCAGCGGATACGGCGTCTGCGGCCTGCCGTCCTCCAACCCGCGGACGAAGTCGGTCAGCACCATGGCCAGCGGGGCGTGCCGGGCGATGAAGGCCGCGGGCACCGCGGGGATGCCGGTCGGGTCGGCGCCGGCGGCGAAGGTGCGCAGCAGCGCGTCGCGCTCGCTGCCGCGCGGCTCGTACAGCGCGGTGATCAGCCGGTGCACCAGAGTGGTGACGGTGTAGTCGCGGTCATAGGCCCGATGGTCGTCGAAGAAGTCGGCTTCGTCCTTCGCCAGGTCGAAACGCGAGGACAGGGCGAGGCCGAAGTCGGTGAAGTACAGGCGGCGGCCGTCGGTCAGGATGTTGCCGAAGTGGGCGTCGAAGTGCAGGAGCCCGCGGGAGTTCATGAAGGCCGCGCCGGCCGCCAGCTGGCGCTCCACTGTCGAGAAGGCCCGCTCAGCGGTCCGGCCGCCCGCCACGATCCGGGGCTTGAACCAGTCGTCCAGATTCCACGGGATGTACTCCAGGAAGAGCGCGAGGCTCGCCGTCGCCTGGTGGCGTTCCGTGACCAGGCGGCGTATTGCCGCGCCGCCGCCCCAACGGGCCACGGTCCTCTCCACGTCGGACAGCTCGTGGGGGACGGAGCCCTGTGCCGTGTCGGGCAGCACGCGCCAGTGGTGCATCAGCGGGAAGCCGGCGCAA includes:
- a CDS encoding GNAT family N-acetyltransferase, with amino-acid sequence MAPRFRTAGPGDAEAVARLHADSWRRHYRGAYSDAYLDGDVLADRLAVWSGRLAAPAGARTLLAEDGTEVLGFVHAVPDDDPKWGSLVDNLHVTAARQRTGVGRALLTRAAEEAAARAESPGLYLWVLEQNAAARAFYTAMGADHVETVLVGAPGGDPARLNGTPAKFRMAWPDAARLRPE
- a CDS encoding AMP-binding protein, which produces MSGGKHSKPRRSRPGGGGGGGPRPVAGDGGRLPGPLLRRRAERHPTLVPELPFEGRAGTAVGTAGCSFAELDRRARAIAARLGTLLSPGSRVLLVYPEGPDLAGAFFGCLYAGMAAVPLVLTTPGAVHAVPRAVQRCAPDLVLTGTDGWHALDVDRNRTQVVEADGVRVGGEPVWRLATQWRPVGVLRGAPAYHCYHDDGPAGGRLEAPMCHGDLAEVMTELAQAIRLGTDEENVGWIAAVHGLEEAVWRILLPVRVTG
- a CDS encoding serine/threonine-protein kinase, whose amino-acid sequence is MSRPSRLARHGAVSTALALHSDQALRDVVEAAAPLGSGIGGRTALIDVDGTEVFVKLVTLTGFETRPESARSTANVFGVPAFCHYGFGGSPGFGAWRELAAHAMTTDWVVAGHCAGFPLMHHWRVLPDTAQGSVPHELSDVERTVARWGGGAAIRRLVTERHQATASLALFLEYIPWNLDDWFKPRIVAGGRTAERAFSTVERQLAAGAAFMNSRGLLHFDAHFGNILTDGRRLYFTDFGLALSSRFDLAKDEADFFDDHRAYDRDYTVTTLVHRLITALYEPRGSERDALLRTFAAGADPTGIPAVPAAFIARHAPLAMVLTDFVRGLEDGRPQTPYPLERVRQLTAR
- a CDS encoding tetratricopeptide repeat protein, which codes for MGSGTEPGGGLRFAVLGPVRAWRDGEPIGTGAPQQRALLAVLLLRGGRTATASELLDALWGENPPNTALAALRSYAFRLRKALGSETLVTDSGGYAIHIPVEALDATQVEQLAAEAEKVRVADPGQARELMLSALDLWKGEPLAGLPGPYAETQRGRLAEWHLGMIETRLELDLEVGAHAEAVSELTAITAEHPLRERLRALLMLALYRSGRQAEALGVYADTRRLLAEELGIDPSAELSDLHQRILEADAGLAPPLGAAAPGAAEILRPAQLPATVSDFTGRSAFVRELGEQLACASQGSGVMAVSAVAGIGGVGKTTLAVQVAHDARDAFPDGQLYVDLQGTSPRPAEPEAVLGSFLRALGLPDAAIPDSLADRAALYRSTLDGRRVLALLDNAYDAAQVRQLLPGTPGCAALVTSRVRMVDLAGAHLVDLDVMSPEESLLLFTRIVGEERVSSERQAALDVVAACGFLPLAIRIAAARLAARRTWTVSVLANKLADHRRRLDELRAGDLAVKATFALGYGHLSPSQARAFRLLSLPEGPDISLHAAAAVLDLDPYRTEELLEALVDISLIESAAPARYRFHDLLRLYAREQAEADETPEARCAALSRLLDFSLASAVSAYALENPGDRVIEHLAPTTHPGLSFGTREESLEWLFSEAQGLLATVQQAADSGCEGFLRRAVDVLLAAQDLVESGVYARQYEQAARALVTTAQACGHTLVEGRGRVWLGQLLRLSGRFEAAEEEAKHALLLGLSAEDPVTSSYAPNLRGSLAHRGHRFAESAAYHTTALEAFRADGNKHGEASALSNLARAQQDLGDTEAATATAERVVAIHREMGAGFRLGNGLYSMGVTLTAADRLDEALECLTESLDIFRAARQQFWEGMTLFRLAQLHLAAERWRQSASHVEQALVILREIGGEWRTANALTVLGRALDGMGQEIRAHACWHDALAVFTSLGTPETAEVRRLLGDGDQDESPSSFAV